A portion of the Calothrix sp. 336/3 genome contains these proteins:
- a CDS encoding serine hydrolase, whose translation MSDSSYKLTGLSRRQPISRPVRRPVRKQGKPVAKVTGNKSAPPKEGKLVRMGEGSGVTPAKPGIRKSSKVIPIPLRANTPGRIPPFKPNYVKSRAVRVRKQAVSRKYTNSNRTKLKPMARAILYGLRLLIVGVGIGAIVGTMLSVLDPATRLTSTNTSETTSAQPTPTANATTAGLNLSQENIALKTAVQNLAASNPNLTPGVFLADLDSGSYVDLNGGAAFPAASTIKIPILVAFFQDVDQGKIRLDETLTMEKEMVATGSGDMQYKAVGSKFSALDVATKMMVISDNTATNMLIARMGGVETLNQRFRSWGLNTTNIRNILPDLEGTNTTSPKELGNLLGMVSKGNLLSMTSRDRLLYIMRRTVRDNLLPAGLGQGAIIAHKTGDIGNMLGDAGLVDLPTGKRYIAAVMVQRPRNDTSAEKMINSVSRVAYQQFSQTSPVQNNPVQNTPVQNNPVQNNPVQNNPIQNNLPQNTSIAPTTTYQPPVFNPNIPNTMPNGMGTNTYQPPVINPVIPNGVVTAPGMGYQTPVTNPQYYYPYQR comes from the coding sequence GTGTCAGATTCGAGTTACAAATTAACGGGATTATCACGACGACAACCTATCAGTCGTCCAGTTCGCCGTCCAGTTCGGAAACAGGGTAAACCGGTAGCGAAAGTCACAGGCAATAAATCTGCCCCCCCCAAAGAGGGCAAACTAGTGCGTATGGGGGAAGGTTCTGGGGTGACTCCAGCCAAACCTGGAATCCGCAAATCCAGCAAAGTTATACCCATACCCCTTAGAGCGAATACACCGGGACGAATTCCACCTTTCAAACCCAATTACGTTAAATCTAGGGCAGTTAGAGTCCGCAAGCAAGCTGTATCTAGAAAATATACCAACTCCAACCGCACCAAGTTAAAACCCATGGCAAGGGCGATACTATACGGTTTGCGGTTATTAATTGTTGGGGTAGGTATCGGGGCGATCGTGGGTACGATGTTATCAGTACTAGATCCCGCCACACGTCTGACTTCTACCAACACCTCGGAAACAACTTCAGCACAACCGACACCCACTGCTAACGCGACTACTGCTGGTTTAAACCTTTCTCAGGAAAATATTGCCTTAAAAACTGCCGTCCAAAATCTGGCAGCGAGCAACCCGAATTTAACTCCGGGAGTATTTTTAGCTGATTTAGATAGTGGCAGTTATGTAGATTTAAATGGTGGAGCCGCTTTCCCCGCTGCAAGTACGATTAAAATACCGATATTGGTGGCTTTTTTCCAGGATGTCGATCAGGGGAAAATTCGTCTCGATGAAACTCTCACCATGGAAAAGGAGATGGTTGCCACAGGCTCGGGTGATATGCAGTATAAAGCAGTGGGTAGCAAATTCTCTGCTTTGGATGTGGCAACTAAAATGATGGTGATTAGCGATAATACCGCCACAAATATGCTGATTGCCAGAATGGGAGGCGTGGAAACATTAAATCAACGTTTTCGTAGTTGGGGTTTAAATACAACTAATATTCGCAATATATTACCGGATTTAGAAGGAACTAACACCACTAGTCCCAAGGAATTGGGAAACCTGTTAGGGATGGTGAGTAAGGGAAATTTGTTGAGTATGACATCCCGCGATCGCCTACTTTATATCATGCGTCGTACCGTCCGTGATAATCTTTTACCCGCAGGTTTGGGACAAGGAGCTATTATTGCCCATAAAACTGGTGATATTGGGAATATGCTGGGGGATGCTGGTTTAGTAGATTTACCCACAGGGAAACGTTACATCGCTGCGGTGATGGTACAACGTCCGAGAAATGATACTAGTGCAGAAAAAATGATTAATTCTGTTTCTCGCGTTGCTTACCAACAGTTCAGTCAAACTTCACCTGTACAAAATAATCCTGTACAGAATACTCCCGTACAAAATAATCCTGTGCAGAATAATCCTGTGCAGAATAATCCCATACAAAATAATTTACCCCAAAATACAAGCATCGCCCCCACTACAACCTACCAACCGCCCGTATTCAATCCGAATATTCCCAATACTATGCCTAATGGGATGGGAACAAATACTTATCAACCTCCCGTAATCAACCCTGTAATTCCCAATGGTGTTGTGACTGCACCTGGTATGGGTTATCAAACACCTGTAACCAATCCGCAGTATTATTATCCTTATCAGAGGTAA
- a CDS encoding RNA-binding protein RbpA, with the protein MSIYVGNLSYSVTQEELSKVFAEYGTVTRVQLPTDRETGRPRGFGFVEMDTEAAEDAAIDALDGAEWMGRAMKVNKARPKEDKGGRSGGGSWGGKSNGDGYSRRY; encoded by the coding sequence ATGTCAATTTACGTAGGGAACCTATCCTACAGTGTTACCCAAGAAGAACTCAGCAAGGTATTTGCAGAGTATGGCACTGTTACAAGAGTGCAATTACCTACAGACCGGGAAACTGGTCGTCCTCGAGGTTTTGGTTTCGTAGAGATGGATACCGAAGCTGCCGAAGATGCAGCCATAGATGCACTAGACGGTGCAGAATGGATGGGTCGTGCAATGAAAGTTAACAAAGCAAGACCAAAAGAGGACAAAGGTGGACGTTCTGGTGGTGGAAGCTGGGGTGGCAAGAGTAACGGCGATGGATATTCAAGACGCTACTAA
- a CDS encoding pentapeptide repeat-containing protein — MKLKISLALLICVGFAEQTLAVNQQDLEQLRTTGICHRCDLSGADLTQIKLGGVKMREANLKGANLSGVNLKDADLTGANLEMAVLNGAILENTSLVGANLKSASLENAVLSYTGFLGANLEAANLKGATELLPNYRGAHFRLTTMPNGVVTSDKPYWWSLERNAPKECNKFKVGGRSGSTCYTE, encoded by the coding sequence ATGAAACTCAAGATTAGCCTTGCTTTATTGATTTGTGTAGGATTCGCAGAACAAACCTTGGCTGTAAATCAGCAAGATTTAGAACAATTACGCACCACAGGTATTTGCCATCGGTGTGATTTAAGTGGCGCTGATTTGACTCAAATCAAGCTCGGAGGGGTCAAAATGCGGGAAGCTAATTTAAAAGGAGCTAATTTATCTGGTGTCAACTTAAAAGATGCTGACTTGACAGGTGCAAATCTGGAAATGGCAGTTCTCAACGGTGCAATTTTAGAAAATACCTCCCTAGTCGGGGCTAACTTAAAATCAGCTTCCCTGGAGAATGCAGTATTATCCTATACCGGCTTTCTCGGCGCAAATCTAGAGGCAGCAAACCTCAAAGGTGCTACAGAATTACTCCCCAATTACCGTGGGGCTCATTTTCGTTTAACTACCATGCCAAATGGAGTGGTGACATCTGATAAACCCTACTGGTGGTCTTTAGAGCGCAATGCCCCTAAAGAGTGCAACAAGTTTAAAGTCGGTGGCAGGTCTGGTTCCACTTGTTACACCGAGTAA
- the psb28 gene encoding photosystem II reaction center protein Psb28: MSPSIQFFAGVYEELSDVSLRRETRTGMRIVVMTFSKIKALDGINSFTKKFFNSLVLTDEEGEIKVIPSSTQFIFGGDEGDELKKVECKFAVEQDDHWERIMRFLHRYAEANGMGYQEN; this comes from the coding sequence ATGTCTCCTTCAATTCAATTTTTTGCTGGTGTTTATGAAGAGTTGAGTGATGTCAGTTTGCGTCGGGAAACGCGCACTGGGATGCGTATTGTGGTGATGACTTTCAGTAAAATTAAGGCTTTAGATGGTATTAATAGTTTTACGAAAAAGTTTTTCAATTCCCTCGTTTTAACCGATGAGGAAGGGGAAATTAAGGTAATTCCTTCTTCTACCCAGTTTATTTTCGGTGGTGACGAAGGTGATGAATTAAAGAAGGTAGAGTGTAAATTTGCCGTTGAGCAAGATGATCACTGGGAAAGAATCATGAGATTTCTCCATCGCTATGCAGAAGCAAATGGTATGGGTTATCAGGAAAATTAA
- a CDS encoding beta/gamma crystallin-related protein → MYNINKNRANMNNNTLAQLKLSALNELSDEVAANYIGGEAYESQGDPDIILYEGTNYGGRGKGFNATIGDGHYNLEGNGFNDITSSLKIIRGQWSLFVDKDYNGQSILLGPGDYPNITEKGLPDNSLSSILRAG, encoded by the coding sequence ATGTATAACATCAACAAAAACAGAGCGAATATGAACAATAATACATTAGCTCAATTGAAATTGAGCGCATTAAACGAACTTAGTGATGAGGTTGCTGCTAATTATATCGGTGGCGAAGCTTATGAATCACAGGGAGATCCAGATATTATTTTATACGAAGGTACAAATTACGGTGGAAGAGGCAAAGGTTTCAATGCAACTATAGGTGATGGTCACTATAATCTTGAGGGTAATGGTTTTAACGATATAACCTCATCTTTGAAGATTATCCGGGGTCAATGGAGCTTGTTTGTAGACAAAGATTATAATGGTCAATCCATTCTTCTCGGACCAGGGGACTATCCCAATATTACCGAAAAAGGTCTTCCAGACAACTCTTTAAGTTCCATTCTACGCGCAGGTTAA
- a CDS encoding RNA methyltransferase, producing the protein MTIADVRIILVEPAGALNLGSIARVMKNFGLRQLYLVNPRCDRHSPEAQLMAVHAKDILESAVITQTLPAALTGCKRAIATTGIHHDWNAPLEPPRTTLPWLLEEIAQPAALIFGREDRGLTNQELNYAQKFLRIPTDAAYSSLNLATAVALCCYELSQSLPLSPKDTCPQIEIAPQELVEAYYQQLESLLLKIGYLYPHTSASRMEKFRQLYNRAELQVNDVAMLRGIIRQIEWSLSNPHEKENS; encoded by the coding sequence ATGACCATAGCAGATGTGAGAATTATCTTAGTAGAGCCAGCAGGTGCTTTAAATCTGGGTTCTATTGCACGGGTAATGAAAAATTTTGGGTTGCGGCAACTATATTTAGTTAATCCTCGGTGCGATCGCCACTCTCCCGAAGCACAGTTAATGGCAGTTCACGCTAAGGATATTTTGGAATCAGCTGTAATTACTCAAACCTTACCCGCAGCATTAACCGGATGTAAAAGGGCGATCGCCACCACCGGAATTCACCATGACTGGAATGCACCCCTAGAACCACCGCGTACGACTCTACCCTGGTTACTCGAAGAGATAGCACAACCCGCAGCATTGATTTTTGGACGGGAAGATCGGGGATTAACTAACCAAGAATTGAACTATGCTCAAAAATTTCTACGTATTCCTACGGATGCCGCCTATAGCTCTTTAAATCTTGCTACAGCCGTGGCTCTCTGCTGCTATGAGCTTTCCCAGTCTCTACCCCTTTCCCCAAAGGATACCTGCCCTCAAATAGAAATTGCTCCCCAGGAACTTGTCGAAGCCTACTATCAGCAATTAGAATCGCTACTATTGAAAATCGGATACCTCTATCCCCATACATCGGCTAGTAGAATGGAAAAATTTCGTCAACTGTATAATCGCGCGGAATTACAAGTTAATGACGTGGCAATGCTACGGGGAATTATCCGGCAAATCGAATGGTCGCTCAGTAATCCTCACGAGAAGGAAAACTCATAA
- a CDS encoding NAD(P)H-quinone oxidoreductase subunit N, translating into MDFANLASQLNAGTILPEGIVIITFLGVLIVDLILGRTSARWIGYLAIAGLLSAVAALYFQWDSTNPIGFSGGFNSDALSVIFRGIVALSAVVTILMSIRYIEQSGTALAEFIAILLTATLGAMFVCGANELVMIFISLETLSISSYLLTGYTKRDPRSNEAALKYLLIGASSTAVFLYGVSLLYGLSGGQTELSAIANGIANAGVGQSLGLVIALVFVIAGIGFKISAAPFHQWTPDVYEGAPTPVIAFLSVGSKAAGFALAIRLLTTVFPLVADEWRFVFTALAVLSMILGNVVALAQTSMKRMLAYSSIAQAGFVMIGLIAGTQAGYASMVFYLLVYLFMNLCGFTCVILFSLRTGTDQIAEYSGLYQKDPLLTLGLSLSLLSLGGIPPLAGFFGKIYLFWAGWQAGLYGLVLLGLVTSVVSIYYYIRVVKMMVVKEPQEMSEAVKNYPEINWNLPGFRPLQVGLVVTLIATSIAGILSNPLFTLANSSISRTEMLQSTIIDKTQVSVVTTEQPDNF; encoded by the coding sequence ATGGATTTTGCTAACCTTGCATCCCAGTTGAATGCTGGAACGATACTGCCAGAAGGGATTGTGATTATCACCTTTCTGGGAGTTTTGATTGTGGATTTGATATTGGGGCGGACTTCGGCACGCTGGATTGGATATCTGGCGATCGCAGGCTTATTAAGTGCCGTAGCTGCTCTCTATTTTCAATGGGATAGTACCAATCCAATTGGATTTAGCGGTGGATTTAACAGCGATGCTTTAAGTGTGATTTTTCGGGGGATTGTCGCTCTGTCTGCGGTGGTGACAATTCTCATGTCTATCCGCTACATCGAACAAAGTGGTACAGCTTTAGCAGAGTTCATTGCGATTTTGCTGACAGCAACCCTAGGAGCGATGTTTGTCTGCGGGGCAAATGAATTGGTGATGATTTTCATCTCCTTAGAAACCCTGAGTATCTCCTCTTATTTGCTGACAGGTTATACCAAGCGTGACCCTCGGTCAAACGAAGCTGCTCTGAAATACTTATTAATTGGGGCTTCTAGCACCGCCGTCTTTTTGTATGGTGTTTCCTTACTGTACGGTTTATCCGGTGGTCAGACAGAATTGAGCGCGATCGCCAATGGAATTGCCAATGCAGGGGTCGGTCAATCCCTAGGTTTAGTCATTGCTCTAGTCTTCGTGATTGCGGGTATTGGTTTTAAAATCTCGGCTGCTCCCTTCCACCAATGGACACCAGACGTTTATGAAGGCGCTCCCACTCCGGTAATTGCCTTTTTGTCTGTGGGTTCAAAAGCCGCAGGTTTTGCCCTGGCTATTCGTTTGCTGACAACAGTCTTCCCCCTCGTCGCTGATGAGTGGCGCTTTGTTTTCACAGCCTTAGCAGTGCTGAGTATGATTCTGGGTAACGTCGTTGCCTTGGCACAAACCAGCATGAAACGGATGCTTGCCTACTCATCTATTGCCCAAGCAGGGTTTGTGATGATTGGCTTAATTGCAGGTACTCAAGCCGGATACGCCAGCATGGTATTTTACCTGTTGGTTTATTTGTTCATGAACCTGTGTGGTTTCACCTGTGTAATCCTCTTCTCTCTGCGAACAGGTACAGACCAAATTGCGGAATATTCTGGTTTATATCAGAAAGACCCTCTCTTAACCTTGGGTTTAAGTCTTTCTTTACTATCTTTAGGTGGTATTCCTCCCCTAGCTGGTTTCTTTGGGAAAATTTACCTCTTCTGGGCTGGTTGGCAAGCAGGTCTTTACGGTTTAGTTTTATTAGGGTTAGTTACTAGCGTTGTCTCTATTTACTACTACATTCGTGTAGTCAAGATGATGGTGGTAAAAGAACCCCAAGAAATGTCCGAAGCTGTGAAGAATTACCCAGAAATCAATTGGAATTTACCTGGTTTCCGACCTTTACAAGTAGGACTAGTTGTCACCCTAATTGCTACTTCCATCGCCGGAATCTTATCGAATCCTTTGTTTACCTTGGCAAATAGTTCGATTTCCCGTACCGAAATGCTGCAATCAACAATTATTGACAAAACTCAAGTTAGTGTCGTGACTACTGAGCAGCCTGATAATTTTTGA